A window from Gallus gallus isolate bGalGal1 chromosome 7, bGalGal1.mat.broiler.GRCg7b, whole genome shotgun sequence encodes these proteins:
- the NOP58 gene encoding nucleolar protein 58, which yields MLVLFETAAGYAIFKVLNEKKLQEVDSLWKEFETPEKANKIVKLKHFEKFQDTTEALAASTALVEGKLSKNLKKILKKIVAKDAHEQLAVADAKLGGVIKDKLNLSCIHSPMVTELMRGIRSQIEGLITGLPSREMAAMCLGLAHSLSRYKLKFSPDKVDTMIVQAISLLDDLDKELNNYIMRCREWYGWHFPELGKIITDNLTYCKCVRKVGDRRNFASSDVSDILPEEIEEDVKAAAEISMGTEVSEEDINNIIHLCDQVIEISEYRTQLYDYLKNRMMAIAPNLTVMVGELVGARLIAHAGSLLNLAKHPASTVQILGAEKALFRALKTKRDTPKFGLIYHASLVGQTTAKNKGKISRMLAAKTALTIRYDALGEDTSAEMGAENRLKVETRLRHLEERGIRRISGTGKALARADKYQNKSEIKVYDPSGDSTLPAVSKKRKIQEVEEQEAGVAVKAKKFKAEMKEETNVEEDEPVKKKKKKKEKKKQAEEEEELTEEVPTSSTVENTEKKKKKKKKVKDEDED from the exons agtaAAGCTGAAACACTTTGAAAAGTTTCAGGACACGACAGAAGCTCTTGCTG CATCCACAGCTCTTGTAGAAGGCAAGCTGAGCAAGAACTTGAAGAAAATCCTCAAGAAGATAGTGGCAAAAGATGCCCACGAACAGTTGGCTGTAGCAGATGCTAAACTTGGTGGTGTCATAAAG GATAAGCTGAATTTGAGCTGTATACACAGCCCAATGGTTACAGAGCTGATGAGAGGGATTCGTTCACAGATTGAAGGGCTTATTACAGGCCTTCCTTCTCGAGAGATGGCAGCTATGTGTCTGGGCCTGGCACACAG TCTTTCTCGATACAAGTTGAAATTCAGCCCAGACAAAGTAGATACCATGATCGTTCAGGCAATTT CACTTCTTGATGACTTGGACAAAGAACTGAATAATTATATCATGCGCTGTAGAGAATGGTACGGTTGGCACTTTCCCGAGCTGGGTAAAATCATCACAGATAACCTGACGTATTGTAAATGCGTGCGGAAAGTTG GAGACAGAAGGAATTTTGCATCTTCTGATGTTTCTGACATCCTACCAGAGGAGATTGAGGAAGATgtaaaagctgctgctgagatttCCATGGGAACAGAAGTATCAGAAGAAGATATAAACAACATAATCCATCTCTGTGATCAG GTGATTGAGATCTCTGAGTATCGGACACAGCTGTATGACTACCTGAAGAACAGAATGATGGCCATTGCTCCTAATCTCACTGTCATGGTGGGTGAACTGGTTGGAGCAAGGCTCATCGCTCATGCAG GTTCTCTCTTGAATCTGGCGAAACATCCAGCCTCAACAGTTCAGATATTGGGTGCTGAGAAGGCACTCTTCAGAGCACTGAAGACAAAGCGGGACACGCCTAAATTTGGCCTTATCTATCATGCATCCTTAGTGGGACAAACAACTgccaaaaacaaaggaaag ATTTCTCGAATGCTGGCAGCTAAGACTGCCTTGACTATTCGTTATGATGCCCTTGGAGAGGATACCAGTGCTGAAATGGGAGCTGAGAACAGATTAAAAGTGGAGACAAGACTGAGGCATTTGGAAGAGAGAGGA ataagAAGAATAAGTGGCACTGGAAAAGCCTTGGCCAGGGCAGACAAGTATCAAAACAAGAG CGAAATAAAGGTGTATGATCCTTCCGGTGACTCTACACTTCCTGCTGTTTCAAAGAAACGCAAAATTCAGGAGGTGGAagagcaggaggcaggggtTGCAGTGAAGGCAAAGAAGTTCAAGGCAGAGATGAAAG AAGAGACAAATGTAGAAGAGGATGAGCCtgtcaaaaagaagaaaaagaaaaaggagaagaaaaaacaagctgaggaagaggaggaactgACAGAGGAGGTGCCCACCAGCTCTACGGTTGAG aatacagagaaaaagaagaagaagaaaaagaaggtgaaaGATGAGGACGAAGACTGA